The sequence TGTATGACTGAAGAACAAAAAACACAAATAATAAACTTAAGAGATGAAGGCTATAGCTATGGTGAAATAGCTAGTGACCTTAATATTTCAGTTAATACTATAAAGTCTTTTTGTAGGAGAAATGATAAAGCAAAAGAAGATAAAGAAAATCTTGAAGAGGATCAATATGATAATTGTAAATATTGTGGCAGGAAATTAGAGAAAAATCATCGAGGGAAACCTAAGAAATTCTGTTCTGAGAAATGCAGAAGAGCATGGTGGAAAGAAAATAAAGATAAGCATGAAAAGAAAGCTTTTTATACATTAACCTGCCAAGGATGTGGTATTGAGTTTCAAAGCTATGGAAACAAGGACCGTAAGTTTTGTACCCATGCCTGTTATATAAATCATCGTTTTAAAGGGGGAGATACAATTGACAAAGGAACAATTTGAAAGAGAGAAAAATTATCAAGTGTCTCTTTTAGTGGCAAAGAATATGCTAGAGGAGAATCTTATAGATCATAAGGAATATCAAAAAATTAACAAAGCCTTAGTAAAGAAATATAACCCCATAATAGGTGGGTTGTATGCTTAATTAACTTGCTATGTATCAAAATTAGAGTTAACATCGTGCTGAAAGGAGGTGGGGAAATGGCTAGAAACATTAGAAGAATCAAGGCTTCAAACATTAAACGGCTTGAAAGGAAAAAAGTTGCAGCCTATGTTAGAGTCTCTTCTGGTAAAGATGCCATGCT is a genomic window of Sporanaerobacter acetigenes DSM 13106 containing:
- a CDS encoding RNA polymerase sigma factor: MTEEQKTQIINLRDEGYSYGEIASDLNISVNTIKSFCRRNDKAKEDKENLEEDQYDNCKYCGRKLEKNHRGKPKKFCSEKCRRAWWKENKDKHEKKAFYTLTCQGCGIEFQSYGNKDRKFCTHACYINHRFKGGDTIDKGTI
- a CDS encoding SHOCT domain-containing protein, translated to MTKEQFEREKNYQVSLLVAKNMLEENLIDHKEYQKINKALVKKYNPIIGGLYA